Proteins encoded in a region of the Planococcus citri chromosome 1, ihPlaCitr1.1, whole genome shotgun sequence genome:
- the Ccdc114 gene encoding coiled-coil domain-containing protein 63 isoform X1, protein MSRKLVQDDKELLLISQIELKKLQRQYRIMEGDKNSYASEIKCYLNKQRKIIETLEKEENGLLSKLRAEKPLSVSEYDTEWNRQFNELLKTFEKYVFLIKQKKDTIAKLETKIKNFQNESKILLYYGDSKTIQMDENIGKANKQLHLLQNKLHNVSFPKGHHLAFFFQLTVYFHAFIQETIKYDKALAENLAIRQEVDALLKGRSRFNDIYKKLVIKLNADKKKLLALMEQATIACEQRDAADDKLKTTINKDQQEIITQKHKMRELYRQLDHYMQLKEFLSIKGQKRILADLEQKENAKKQQKIEQIEKYTQKHNSILEQIKEFCGEHNTERLPAIFLKQEEENFALFNYVNEINNEMELLQDEMAVLNRALEEQRMISTSIKKECSESMESFRKELVVKKEKIEDEKKRLTSVNSILEIMFKEMENLFSLFKRDSPSLIHLIGENQISSHNADLFLQIMDKKVEDFLCDYNCST, encoded by the exons ATGTCTCGGAAACTTGTTCAAGATGACAAAGAACTATTATTGATATCGCAAatagaactgaaaaaattacagagaCAATATCGTATTATGGAAGGCGATAAGAATTCGTATGCCAGTGAAATAAAATGTTACTTGAATAAGCAAAG gaaAATCATCGAAACTCTAGAAAAGGAAGAAAATGGGCTACTTTCAAAATTGCGAGCTGAAAAACCACTAAGTGTATCGGAATATGATACCGAATGGAATAGACAATTCAACGAATTATTGAAAACCTTCGAAAAATACGTATttctaataaaacaaaaaaaggataCAATCGCAAAActcgaaacaaaaataaaaaattttcaaaacgaaagtaaaattttattgtattaTGGCGATTCTAAAACAATACAAATGGATGAAAACATTGGAAAAGCAAACAAGCAACTCCATTTGctacaaaataaattacataatGTAAGTTTTCCAAAAGGACATCAtttagcgtttttttttcaattgaccGTGTATTTTCACGCGTTTATTCAGGAGACAATAAAGTATGACAAAGCATTAGCGGAAAATTTGGCCATCAGACAGGAAGTCGACGCTTTACTAAAGGGCAGATCAAGGTTCAACGACATTTATAAGAAATTAGTCATTAAATTAAAcgccgataaaaaaaaattactcgcgtTAATGGAACAAGCTACCATTGCATGTGAACaaag AGATGCAGCTGATGACAAACTGAAAACTACAATTAATAAAGATCAGCAAGAAATCATCactcaaaaacataaaatgagGGAATTATACAGACAACTAGATCATTATATGCAACTAAAAGAATTTTTAAGCATTAAAG gtCAAAAACGGATCCTAGCTGATCTCGAACAAAAGGAAAACGccaaaaaacaacagaaaatagaacaaatcgaaaaatatactcAAAAACATAATTCTATTCTAGaacaaataaaagaattttgTGGCGAACACAATACCGAACGTTTACCagccatatttttaaaacaagaagaagaaaattttgctttATTCAATTACGTCaatgaaataaataatgaa ATGGAATTACTACAAGATGAAATGGCTGTGTTGAATCGTGCCCTAGAAGAACAAAGAATGATTAGCACCTCTATCAAAAAAGAATGTTCTGAATCGATGGAATCCTTTCGGAAAGAACTcgttgtaaaaaaagaaaaaattgaagatgaaaagaaaaggcTCACCTCGGTGAATAGCATCCTAGAAATTATGTtcaaagaaatggaaaatttattttcactatTCAAGCGTGATAGTCCATCATTAATTCATTTGATAG gAGAAAATCAGATTTCATCTCATAACGCTGATTTATTCTTGCAAATAATggataaaaaagttgaagactTTCTATGCGATTACAATTGTTCCACTTAA
- the Ccdc114 gene encoding coiled-coil domain-containing protein 63 isoform X2: MSRKLVQDDKELLLISQIELKKLQRQYRIMEGDKNSYASEIKCYLNKQRKIIETLEKEENGLLSKLRAEKPLSVSEYDTEWNRQFNELLKTFEKYVFLIKQKKDTIAKLETKIKNFQNESKILLYYGDSKTIQMDENIGKANKQLHLLQNKLHNETIKYDKALAENLAIRQEVDALLKGRSRFNDIYKKLVIKLNADKKKLLALMEQATIACEQRDAADDKLKTTINKDQQEIITQKHKMRELYRQLDHYMQLKEFLSIKGQKRILADLEQKENAKKQQKIEQIEKYTQKHNSILEQIKEFCGEHNTERLPAIFLKQEEENFALFNYVNEINNEMELLQDEMAVLNRALEEQRMISTSIKKECSESMESFRKELVVKKEKIEDEKKRLTSVNSILEIMFKEMENLFSLFKRDSPSLIHLIGENQISSHNADLFLQIMDKKVEDFLCDYNCST, from the exons ATGTCTCGGAAACTTGTTCAAGATGACAAAGAACTATTATTGATATCGCAAatagaactgaaaaaattacagagaCAATATCGTATTATGGAAGGCGATAAGAATTCGTATGCCAGTGAAATAAAATGTTACTTGAATAAGCAAAG gaaAATCATCGAAACTCTAGAAAAGGAAGAAAATGGGCTACTTTCAAAATTGCGAGCTGAAAAACCACTAAGTGTATCGGAATATGATACCGAATGGAATAGACAATTCAACGAATTATTGAAAACCTTCGAAAAATACGTATttctaataaaacaaaaaaaggataCAATCGCAAAActcgaaacaaaaataaaaaattttcaaaacgaaagtaaaattttattgtattaTGGCGATTCTAAAACAATACAAATGGATGAAAACATTGGAAAAGCAAACAAGCAACTCCATTTGctacaaaataaattacataat GAGACAATAAAGTATGACAAAGCATTAGCGGAAAATTTGGCCATCAGACAGGAAGTCGACGCTTTACTAAAGGGCAGATCAAGGTTCAACGACATTTATAAGAAATTAGTCATTAAATTAAAcgccgataaaaaaaaattactcgcgtTAATGGAACAAGCTACCATTGCATGTGAACaaag AGATGCAGCTGATGACAAACTGAAAACTACAATTAATAAAGATCAGCAAGAAATCATCactcaaaaacataaaatgagGGAATTATACAGACAACTAGATCATTATATGCAACTAAAAGAATTTTTAAGCATTAAAG gtCAAAAACGGATCCTAGCTGATCTCGAACAAAAGGAAAACGccaaaaaacaacagaaaatagaacaaatcgaaaaatatactcAAAAACATAATTCTATTCTAGaacaaataaaagaattttgTGGCGAACACAATACCGAACGTTTACCagccatatttttaaaacaagaagaagaaaattttgctttATTCAATTACGTCaatgaaataaataatgaa ATGGAATTACTACAAGATGAAATGGCTGTGTTGAATCGTGCCCTAGAAGAACAAAGAATGATTAGCACCTCTATCAAAAAAGAATGTTCTGAATCGATGGAATCCTTTCGGAAAGAACTcgttgtaaaaaaagaaaaaattgaagatgaaaagaaaaggcTCACCTCGGTGAATAGCATCCTAGAAATTATGTtcaaagaaatggaaaatttattttcactatTCAAGCGTGATAGTCCATCATTAATTCATTTGATAG gAGAAAATCAGATTTCATCTCATAACGCTGATTTATTCTTGCAAATAATggataaaaaagttgaagactTTCTATGCGATTACAATTGTTCCACTTAA
- the Chmp1 gene encoding charged multivesicular body protein 1b codes for MSSQMENHLFNLKFAVKELERNSKKCEKEEKAEKLKTKKAIQKGNTEVARVHAENAIRQKNQSLNYLKMSARVDAVASRVQSALTTRKVTQSMAGVVKAMDAAMKSMNLEKISSLMDKFENQFEDLDVQSSYMENTMSQTVTTSIPQQDVDHLMQQVADEAGLELNMELPTGPQSIASSTQVSQEQDELTQRLARLRQVE; via the exons ATGTCATCTCAGATGGAAA ATCATCTATTCAATTTAAAGTTCGCCGTCAAAGAATTGGAGAGAAATTCAAAGAAAtgcgaaaaagaagaaaaagctgaaaaattgaagaccaAAAAGGCAATTCAAAAAGGTAACACAGAAGTTGCTCGGGTTCATGCAGAAAATGCTATCCGTCAAAAGAATCAAtcattgaattatttgaaaatgagcGCAAGAGTGGACGCTGTAGCTAGTCGTGTGCAAAGTGCGCTAACTACCAGAAAG GTCACCCAATCGATGGCTGGTGTGGTAAAAGCAATGGATGCCGCTATGAAATccatgaatttggaaaaaatttcttccttgatggataaatttgaaaatcaattcgaaGATTTAGATGTTCAAAGTTCGTATATGGAAAATACTATGTCGCAGACTGTCACCACGTCCATTCCACAACAAGACGTTGATCATTTGATGCAGCAAGTGGCTGATGAAGCTGg tttGGAATTGAATATGGAATTGCCTACCGGTCCTCAAAGTATTGCTAGTTCGACTCAAGTGTCTCAAGAACAAGATGAATTGACTCAACGTTTGGCGAGACTACGTCAAGTTGAATAA
- the LOC135832213 gene encoding myb-like protein Z gives MNVTPGLVSSPLVVQQSSLLYQPQPSIPGIFESQQAFAMQSQWNNNNNNNNNSSNNNNLYNSHQLPLQMSQYYNVFPEVPSTKTSWTFPNGCVTSNIVRFTGSPAPTYPVGSVFNFSPKQNTSFPTKRKSLVPENEEQPNKIFITEEKMAARMSGMHISNDFISHSRPTQNYTEARISEKDMDDELPDCASSKNSQPQLVICDELKNLSKDIDSIVPEPLIPIEKPTTALVLWRPPMSYLNVVRITPEEKYPQRSSVIITDITDRPDLDNNNINAVNLNTLSSGTVELPQEDVEIMET, from the exons ATGAACGTAACACCGGGCTTGGTTAGCAGTCCTCTGGTCGTTCAACAATCCTCTTTGTTATATCAACCTCAGCCATCGATACCAGGAATATTTGAGTCTCAGCAAGCCTTCGCTATGCAGTCTCAATGGaacaacaataataacaacaacaacaattccAGTAATAACAATAACTTGTACAACTCTCATCAGTTACCATTACAAATGTCACAGTATTACAATGTATTTCCTGAAGTGCCATCTACTAAGACATCTTGGACTTTTCCGAATGGCTGTGTTACTTCCAATATAGTcag ATTTACGGGTTCTCCAGCACCAACCTACCCAGTTGgaagtgttttcaattttagtccCAAACAAAATACATCTTTTCCAACGAAACGGAAATCTTTAGTTCCCGAGAACGAAGA ACAGCccaataaaatattcataacCGAGGAAAAAATGGCTGCTAGGATGAGCGGTATGCATATTAGTAACGATTTTATATCTCATAGTAGGCCTACTCAGAATTATACTGAAGCAAGA ATCAGTGAAAAAGATATGGATGATGAATTACCGGATTGtgctagttcaaaaaattctcagccACAGTTAGTCATATgcgatgagttgaaaaatttgagtaaagaTATCGATAGCATTGTCCCAGAACCTTTAATTCCAAT tgaaAAGCCTACTACTGCCTTAGTATTATGGAGACCACCAATGTCATACCTGAATGTTGTCAGAATTACGCCTGAAGAAAAATACCCTCAACGTTCTTCCGTTATAATCACAGATATCACCGACAGACCAGATTTAGACAATAATAATATCAACGCAGTCAATTTGAATACATTGAGTAGTGGTACTGTGGA ACTCCCTCAAGAAGATGTTGAGATCAtggaaacgtga